ATAATCCGGTTCATTTGGTTAGAATTAATGGAAAGTTGACTATCTCGAATATCAGAGGTCAAATCTCGATTTAATTCCAAGATTTCTACGAGACGTAGTAAATGGTCATGAATGTCGCTAAAATAAGCGCGTTCAATTGTTGAAAAAGAGAGGACTTCTGAATTCAACATACGGTATAAAAGTTCCCGCATTGGAATAATCGTTCGTCTGAGTCTAAGTAAGTCGCCACGCACATCAAAAACGAAGTCCATAGAAAGGTGAACCGTGGACGGTGAAAGTTTTTCTTCAATATCATTTAAATGATCTTCTATTTTATAAAGAATAGGGAAGTAATTATCCACAATTTTATCGATAATCTGATAGGCGGTAAAAACATGTCCTTCTTCCCATTTCGTTGGGTTTTGAATAATGCGTTCTTTTGCATCTTTCAATTCTTGCGGCTCATGAAAGTGGAAGGTGACAACGTAATTAGTACCAAAAAACATGTTAACTTCCTCAGCCTCTATATTATCTCGACAAATTGAATGTAGGACAAAGAAAGTGTAGTCCTCATAGTAGTTCAATTTTGGCCGTTGCAGACGTTGCAAACAATCCTCGATTGCAAGCGGATGAAATTGAAAAAATGAAGCTAATAAATTTATTTCCTCCCCGGTTGGTCGGTCAAAGTCAACCCAGTACCATAGAAAATTTCGCGTATGAATTTCGCTCAAAGGAAAATCAAAAAGAAGTTCGTTATCTTCGGTAAAGCCAAGTGTATGTATCATGATTTTCCTCCTATATGGTTATTGCTTAATATTATTTATTTACTAACCTAATGGGATCTAAACATTTTCAATAGAACTTTAAATATTCATAATAAAGAAAAGCTGATGTTTAAAGCGTTCATTCAATAGTTAGGTAAATGAATATCTTGGGAGAAAATAAATGAAAAAATGCCGCTGTTTTAGGTATACTAAACATAATGAAT
This window of the Sporosarcina ureilytica genome carries:
- the corA gene encoding magnesium/cobalt transporter CorA, encoding MIHTLGFTEDNELLFDFPLSEIHTRNFLWYWVDFDRPTGEEINLLASFFQFHPLAIEDCLQRLQRPKLNYYEDYTFFVLHSICRDNIEAEEVNMFFGTNYVVTFHFHEPQELKDAKERIIQNPTKWEEGHVFTAYQIIDKIVDNYFPILYKIEDHLNDIEEKLSPSTVHLSMDFVFDVRGDLLRLRRTIIPMRELLYRMLNSEVLSFSTIERAYFSDIHDHLLRLVEILELNRDLTSDIRDSQLSINSNQMNRIMMMLTIISSVFIPLTFIAGVYGMNFEHMPELRWRYSYLAVLAMMIFIGVAMLVWFKHKGWLQIFKS